The following proteins come from a genomic window of Pseudomonas sp. MAG733B:
- the smc gene encoding chromosome segregation protein SMC gives MRLKCIKLAGFKSFVDPTTVNFPSNMAAVVGPNGCGKSNIIDAVRWVMGESSAKNLRGESMTDVIFNGSTSRKPVSQASIELVFDNSDGTLLGEFAAYAEISIRRKVTRDSQTTYYLNGTKCRRRDITDIFLGTGLGPRSYSIIEQGMISKLIESKPEDLRNFIEEAAGISKYKERRRETENRIRRTHENLERLTDLREELERQLERLHRQAEAAKKYQEYKGEERQLKAQLSALRWQDLNDQVGQREAIIGTQEISFEALVAEQRNADASIERLRDGHHDLSERFNLVQGRFYSVGGDIARVEQSIQHGQQRLRQLQDDLKEAERARLETESHLGHDRTLLLTLGEELDMLTPEQEVTSAAAEEAAAALEESETTMHGWQEQWDTFNLTAAEPRRQAEVQQSRIQQLETSMERLADRQKRLGEERTLLSADPEDAAIMELSEQLAESEATLEDLQTSEEAQVEKLEQLRQQLQQTLTAQQQAQGDLQRLNGRLASLEALQQAALDPGTGTAEWLREQNLANRPRLAEGLKVEAGWELAVETVLGADLQAVLVDDFNEYDLAGFAQGDLRLLSPAGDGVRVPGSLLDKVEAQIDLSPWLGQVKPVESLEQALALRGQLAVGQSLISRDGYWVGRHFLRVRRASEAESGVLARGQEIQQLSLEREEREAAVETLESQLQNLRAQQRQQENGREHLRRLLQDEARQQGELKAQLSAGKAKAEQLTLRRTRLDEELTELDEQRTLEHENIGEARLQLQEALDSMALDTEQRELLLAQRDSLRERLDRVRQEARQHKDHAHQLAVRLGSLKAQHDSTRQALERLEMQSERLTEKREQLSLNLEEGEAPLEELRLKLEELLDKRMTVDEELKTAQIALEDADRELRDAEKRRNQAEQQSQLIRGQLEQQRMEWQALTVRRKALQDQLLEDGYDLHGVLATLTAEASEKAAEEELERIAARIARLGAINLAAIDEYQQQSERKRYLDAQNDDLVEALDTLENVIRKIDKETRNRFKDTFDQINGGLQALFPKVFGGGRAYLELTGEDLLDTGVTIMAQPPGKKNSTIHLLSGGEKALTALALVFAIFKLNPAPFCMLDEVDAPLDDANVGRYARLVKEMSQTVQFIYITHNKIAMEMADQLMGVTMHEPGCSRLVAVDVEEAMAMVDA, from the coding sequence TTGCGGCTCAAGTGCATCAAGCTGGCGGGGTTCAAGTCCTTCGTCGATCCGACCACGGTGAACTTCCCCAGTAACATGGCGGCGGTGGTCGGGCCCAATGGTTGCGGCAAGTCGAACATCATCGACGCCGTGCGCTGGGTGATGGGCGAGAGCTCGGCCAAGAACCTGCGCGGCGAGTCGATGACCGACGTCATCTTCAACGGTTCGACCAGCCGCAAACCGGTGAGCCAGGCGAGCATCGAACTGGTCTTCGATAACTCCGACGGCACCTTGCTAGGTGAATTCGCCGCTTATGCGGAAATCTCCATTCGCCGCAAAGTCACCCGCGACAGCCAGACCACTTATTACCTCAACGGCACCAAATGCCGTCGCCGCGACATCACCGATATCTTCCTCGGCACCGGCCTCGGCCCGCGCAGCTACTCGATCATCGAGCAGGGGATGATCTCCAAGCTGATCGAGTCCAAGCCGGAAGACCTGCGTAACTTCATCGAAGAAGCGGCGGGCATCTCCAAGTACAAGGAGCGTCGGCGCGAGACCGAAAACCGCATCCGCCGCACCCACGAAAACCTGGAACGCCTGACTGACCTGCGCGAAGAGCTTGAGCGTCAACTCGAACGCTTGCACCGCCAGGCCGAGGCCGCCAAGAAGTATCAGGAATACAAGGGCGAAGAGCGTCAGCTCAAGGCCCAGTTGTCGGCGCTACGTTGGCAGGACCTGAACGATCAGGTCGGTCAACGCGAAGCGATCATCGGCACCCAGGAAATCAGTTTCGAAGCCTTGGTGGCCGAGCAGCGCAACGCCGATGCCAGCATCGAACGCCTGCGTGACGGGCACCATGACCTGTCCGAGCGCTTCAATCTGGTGCAGGGGCGCTTCTATTCGGTCGGCGGCGACATCGCCCGGGTCGAGCAGAGCATCCAGCACGGCCAGCAGCGCTTGCGTCAGTTGCAGGACGATTTGAAAGAAGCCGAGCGTGCGCGCCTGGAAACCGAATCGCACCTGGGCCACGACCGCACGTTGCTGCTGACTCTCGGCGAAGAGCTGGACATGCTCACGCCGGAGCAGGAAGTCACCAGCGCTGCCGCCGAAGAAGCCGCCGCCGCGCTGGAAGAATCCGAAACCACCATGCACGGCTGGCAGGAGCAGTGGGACACGTTCAACCTGACCGCCGCCGAACCGCGCCGTCAGGCTGAAGTGCAGCAGTCGCGCATCCAGCAGCTGGAAACCAGCATGGAGCGTCTGGCCGATCGTCAAAAGCGTCTCGGCGAAGAACGGACTTTGCTTTCGGCGGACCCGGAAGACGCGGCGATCATGGAGCTCAGCGAGCAGCTCGCTGAGTCCGAGGCGACCCTCGAAGACTTGCAGACCAGTGAAGAAGCTCAGGTCGAAAAGCTTGAGCAACTGCGCCAGCAATTGCAGCAGACGCTGACGGCGCAGCAGCAGGCCCAAGGCGATTTGCAGCGACTCAATGGGCGTCTGGCCTCGCTGGAAGCCCTGCAGCAAGCCGCGCTCGATCCCGGCACCGGCACCGCCGAATGGTTACGCGAACAAAACCTGGCGAATCGCCCGCGTCTGGCCGAAGGCCTGAAGGTAGAGGCCGGTTGGGAGCTGGCGGTGGAAACCGTGCTCGGCGCCGATCTGCAAGCGGTGCTGGTGGATGACTTCAACGAATACGATCTGGCCGGATTTGCCCAAGGCGATTTGCGTTTGCTCAGCCCTGCTGGCGATGGCGTGCGAGTGCCCGGCAGCCTGCTCGACAAGGTCGAGGCGCAGATCGATTTGTCGCCTTGGCTGGGTCAGGTCAAGCCGGTGGAAAGCCTCGAACAGGCGCTGGCCCTGCGCGGTCAACTGGCTGTCGGTCAGAGCCTGATCAGCCGCGACGGTTACTGGGTCGGCCGGCATTTCCTGCGAGTGCGACGGGCCAGTGAAGCGGAAAGCGGCGTGCTGGCCCGGGGGCAGGAAATCCAGCAGTTGAGCCTTGAACGCGAAGAGCGTGAAGCCGCCGTCGAAACCCTGGAAAGCCAATTGCAAAACCTGCGCGCGCAACAGCGTCAGCAGGAAAACGGTCGCGAGCATTTGCGTCGTTTGCTGCAAGACGAAGCCCGTCAGCAAGGTGAATTGAAAGCCCAGTTGTCGGCCGGTAAAGCCAAGGCCGAACAGTTGACCCTGCGCCGCACTCGTCTCGACGAAGAGCTCACCGAGCTGGACGAACAGCGCACTCTGGAACACGAAAACATCGGCGAAGCGCGCCTGCAATTGCAGGAAGCCCTCGACAGCATGGCGCTGGACACCGAGCAGCGTGAGTTGCTGCTGGCCCAGCGCGACAGCCTGCGCGAGCGCCTGGATCGGGTGCGTCAGGAAGCGCGGCAGCACAAGGATCACGCCCATCAACTGGCGGTACGTTTGGGCTCGCTCAAAGCGCAGCACGATTCGACGCGTCAGGCGCTGGAACGTCTGGAAATGCAGTCCGAACGCCTGACCGAAAAACGCGAGCAGCTGAGCCTCAACCTGGAAGAGGGCGAGGCGCCGCTGGAAGAACTGCGCTTGAAGCTTGAAGAGTTGCTCGACAAACGCATGACTGTCGACGAAGAACTCAAGACCGCGCAGATCGCCCTGGAAGACGCCGACCGTGAACTGCGCGATGCCGAGAAACGCCGCAACCAGGCTGAGCAGCAATCGCAACTGATCCGCGGTCAGCTCGAACAGCAGCGCATGGAATGGCAAGCGTTGACCGTGCGCCGCAAGGCCTTGCAGGATCAACTGCTGGAAGACGGCTACGATCTGCACGGCGTGCTCGCCACGCTGACCGCCGAGGCCAGCGAAAAAGCCGCCGAGGAAGAACTTGAACGCATTGCCGCACGGATTGCGCGCCTCGGCGCGATCAACCTCGCGGCCATCGACGAATACCAGCAACAATCCGAGCGTAAACGTTATCTGGATGCGCAAAACGACGATCTGGTGGAAGCGCTGGATACGCTGGAAAACGTGATTCGCAAGATCGACAAGGAAACCCGTAACCGTTTCAAAGATACCTTTGATCAGATCAATGGCGGTTTACAGGCGCTTTTCCCAAAAGTTTTCGGTGGAGGCCGCGCCTATTTGGAACTGACGGGCGAAGATCTACTCGATACAGGGGTGACGATCATGGCGCAGCCGCCAGGAAAGAAGAACAGCACCATCCATTTGCTCTCCGGTGGCGAAAAAGCCCTGACCGCATTGGCACTGGTTTTTGCGATCTTCAAGTTGAACCCGGCGCCGTTCTGCATGCTCGATGAAGTTGACGCGCCATTGGATGACGCTAACGTTGGACGCTACGCACGACTGGTCAAAGAGATGTCGCAGACGGTGCAGTTCATCTACATCACCCACAACAAGATCGCCATGGAAATGGCCGATCAACTGATGGGGGTGACGATGCACGAACCCGGCTGTTCGCGTCTGGTGGCGGTGGATGTCGAAGAGGCGATGGCGATGGTGGATGCCTGA
- the zipA gene encoding cell division protein ZipA — MEIGLREWLIVIGIIVIAGILFDGWRRMRGGKGKLKFRLDRSLSNLPDEDTSAELLGPPRVLDTHKEPQLDEHDLPSVSMPAREPRESGKRGKRGHGEPSQGDMNLSLDLDGGPSFSSRDGDFDDDAKPSPAVNDKDQPQAEEVLVISVICRDAAGFKGPALLQNILESGLRFGEMDIFHRHESMAGNGEVLFSMANAVKPGVFDLDDIDHFSTPAVSFFLGLPGPRHPKQAFDVMVAAARKLSQELNGELKDDQRSVLTAQTIEHYRQRIVEFERRALTQKR; from the coding sequence ATGGAAATCGGTCTGCGCGAGTGGCTGATCGTCATCGGCATTATTGTCATTGCCGGTATTCTTTTTGATGGCTGGCGCCGGATGCGCGGCGGCAAGGGAAAACTGAAATTCCGTCTTGATCGAAGTCTGTCCAACCTGCCGGATGAGGACACCAGCGCCGAGCTGTTGGGCCCGCCTCGCGTGCTGGATACGCATAAAGAGCCGCAACTGGACGAGCATGATCTGCCGTCGGTGAGCATGCCGGCACGCGAGCCTCGTGAGTCGGGCAAGCGTGGCAAGCGTGGCCATGGCGAACCTTCCCAGGGTGACATGAACCTCAGTCTGGATCTGGACGGCGGCCCGAGCTTCAGCAGCCGCGACGGCGATTTCGACGACGATGCCAAGCCTTCGCCAGCGGTCAACGACAAGGATCAGCCACAGGCCGAAGAAGTGCTGGTGATCAGTGTGATCTGCCGCGACGCGGCCGGCTTCAAAGGCCCGGCGTTGTTGCAGAACATTCTGGAGAGCGGTCTGCGCTTTGGTGAGATGGACATTTTCCACCGTCACGAAAGCATGGCGGGCAATGGTGAAGTCCTGTTCTCCATGGCCAACGCGGTCAAGCCTGGCGTATTCGACCTGGACGACATCGACCACTTCAGCACCCCTGCGGTGAGCTTCTTCCTCGGTCTGCCAGGCCCGCGTCATCCGAAGCAAGCCTTCGACGTGATGGTTGCCGCAGCGCGCAAGCTGTCGCAAGAGCTGAACGGCGAACTGAAGGACGACCAGCGCAGCGTGCTGACCGCCCAGACGATCGAGCATTACCGTCAGCGCATCGTCGAGTTCGAGCGTCGTGCACTGACCCAGAAGCGCTAA
- the ligA gene encoding NAD-dependent DNA ligase LigA produces MTAAKNRILELRAELDQHNYRYHVLDEPSIPDAEYDRLFHELKALEAANPELITSDSPTQRVGSAALSAFTQVRHEVPMLSLGNAFEETDMREFDRRVTEGLDLPVGDLFGGGAAVEYSCEPKLDGLAVSLLYQDGVLVRGATRGDGTTGEDISVNVRTVRNIPLKLQGTGWPATLEVRGEVFMSKAGFERLNATQLEVGGKTFANPRNAAAGSLRQLDSKITANRPLEFCCYGIGQISADIADTHIGNLQQLKAWGMPISHELKLAKGIDECLDYYRDIGERRNALPYEIDGVVFKVNSIASQRELGFRAREPRWAIAHKFPAMEELTELLDVEFQVGRTGAVTPVARLKPVKVAGVTVANATLHNMDEVARLGLMIGDTVIIRRAGDVIPQVVQVVLERRPEDARPVQIPEKCPVCGSHVERTQLVKRSKGRETVSEGAVYRCVGRLACGAQLKQAIIHFVSRRAMDIEGLGDKSVEQLVDEGLVSSPADLYALKFDDIVDLEGFAEVSSNKLLSAIEDSKKPGLARFIYALGIPDVGEETAKVLARSLGSLERVQQALPQVLTYLPDVGLEVAHEIHSFFEDAHNQQVIADLLKHGLQIQDQGDLGAEFAASTTLGGFLDKLHIPSVGPGGAQKLAEKFGSLQGVISADWLDMRQALPEKQANSVREFFAVEENRVLAEAAEKQLADFGMHWQSEKKVVEGLPLAGQTWVLTGSLELMSRDVAKEKLESLGAKVAGSVSAKTHCVVAGPGAGSKLAKANELGLKVLDEEAFVGFLRKHDISV; encoded by the coding sequence ATGACTGCCGCCAAAAACCGCATTCTAGAGCTGCGCGCCGAGCTGGATCAGCACAACTATCGCTATCACGTGCTGGACGAGCCGAGCATTCCGGACGCCGAGTACGATCGGTTGTTCCACGAGCTCAAAGCGCTTGAAGCCGCCAATCCGGAACTGATCACCAGCGATTCCCCGACCCAGCGAGTGGGCAGCGCGGCGTTGTCGGCGTTCACCCAGGTACGTCACGAAGTGCCGATGCTCAGCCTCGGCAATGCCTTCGAAGAAACCGACATGCGCGAGTTCGATCGTCGGGTGACCGAGGGCCTGGATCTGCCGGTCGGCGATCTGTTCGGTGGTGGCGCGGCGGTGGAGTACAGCTGCGAACCCAAACTCGATGGCCTGGCGGTCAGCTTGCTGTATCAGGATGGCGTGCTGGTGCGCGGTGCCACGCGCGGCGATGGCACCACCGGCGAAGACATCAGCGTCAACGTGCGCACCGTGCGCAACATCCCGCTCAAGTTGCAGGGCACGGGTTGGCCGGCGACGCTGGAAGTGCGCGGTGAAGTGTTCATGTCCAAGGCCGGTTTCGAACGGCTCAACGCCACGCAGCTGGAAGTCGGCGGCAAGACTTTCGCCAATCCGCGCAACGCAGCGGCGGGCAGCTTGCGGCAACTGGACTCGAAGATCACCGCCAACCGGCCGCTGGAGTTTTGCTGCTACGGCATCGGCCAGATTTCGGCGGACATTGCCGATACGCACATCGGCAACTTGCAACAGCTCAAGGCCTGGGGCATGCCGATCAGTCATGAGTTGAAACTGGCCAAGGGTATCGATGAGTGCCTGGATTACTACCGCGACATCGGCGAACGCCGCAATGCGCTCCCGTACGAAATCGACGGCGTGGTGTTCAAGGTCAACAGCATCGCGTCTCAGCGCGAGCTGGGTTTCCGTGCCCGCGAGCCGCGCTGGGCGATCGCCCATAAATTTCCGGCCATGGAAGAGCTCACCGAGTTGCTCGACGTGGAATTCCAGGTCGGACGCACCGGAGCGGTCACGCCTGTCGCGCGGCTGAAGCCGGTGAAGGTTGCCGGTGTCACCGTGGCCAATGCGACGCTGCACAACATGGATGAAGTCGCACGTTTGGGCCTGATGATCGGCGACACGGTGATCATTCGTCGTGCCGGCGACGTGATTCCGCAGGTGGTGCAAGTGGTTCTGGAGCGCCGTCCGGAAGATGCGCGTCCCGTGCAGATCCCGGAAAAGTGCCCGGTTTGCGGCTCCCACGTCGAGCGCACGCAACTGGTCAAGCGCAGCAAGGGCCGCGAGACGGTCAGCGAAGGCGCGGTTTACCGCTGCGTCGGACGTCTTGCCTGCGGTGCGCAACTTAAGCAGGCGATCATTCACTTCGTGTCGCGCCGTGCGATGGACATCGAAGGTTTGGGCGACAAGAGTGTCGAGCAGTTGGTGGATGAAGGTTTGGTAAGTTCGCCGGCCGATCTCTACGCACTCAAGTTCGACGACATCGTCGATCTGGAAGGTTTTGCCGAGGTGTCGAGCAATAAGCTGCTCAGTGCCATTGAAGACAGCAAGAAGCCTGGGCTGGCGCGATTCATCTACGCCCTGGGGATTCCCGATGTCGGCGAAGAGACGGCCAAGGTGCTGGCGCGGTCGCTGGGTTCGCTGGAGCGGGTGCAGCAGGCATTGCCGCAAGTGCTGACGTACTTGCCGGATGTCGGCCTGGAAGTGGCTCACGAGATTCACAGCTTCTTTGAAGATGCGCATAACCAGCAAGTGATCGCCGATCTGCTCAAGCATGGTTTGCAGATTCAGGATCAGGGCGACTTGGGCGCCGAGTTTGCCGCCAGCACGACGTTGGGCGGTTTCCTCGACAAGCTGCACATCCCTTCGGTCGGGCCGGGCGGGGCGCAGAAACTGGCTGAGAAGTTCGGTTCGCTGCAAGGGGTCATCAGCGCTGACTGGCTGGACATGCGTCAGGCGCTGCCAGAGAAACAGGCCAATTCGGTTCGTGAGTTTTTTGCGGTCGAGGAAAATCGCGTGCTCGCCGAAGCTGCGGAAAAGCAGCTCGCCGATTTCGGCATGCACTGGCAAAGCGAGAAGAAAGTCGTTGAAGGTTTGCCGCTGGCTGGACAGACCTGGGTACTCACCGGTTCGCTGGAGCTGATGAGTCGCGATGTGGCCAAGGAAAAACTGGAAAGCCTCGGTGCCAAGGTGGCAGGTTCCGTGTCGGCCAAGACCCATTGTGTGGTGGCAGGGCCGGGGGCGGGGTCGAAGTTGGCCAAGGCCAATGAGTTGGGGTTGAAGGTGTTGGATGAAGAGGCGTTTGTCGGGTTTCTGCGTAAACACGACATTTCGGTGTGA
- a CDS encoding putative zinc-binding metallopeptidase has product MYRFFEQLSSRIAAPFMGESSRNSKVWPCRCGQSLFFRNSQCLACSAALGYQPEQSRLTSLQPGEQAGTWWLDVDPEAGLFRRCANLDSPAACNWLLPANEHDVLCIACSLNRTIPDLSIAENHERWRKVETAKRRLVAQLVSLGLQVIPKTVDEDAGLAFDFIGVDLEGKPPTTGHANGLITLDIKEADDAHREQVRVQMHEPYRTLLGHFRHEVGHYYWDRLIANSDWLDAFRGLFGDERASYAEALDRHYQQGAPLDWQQQYVSAYATMHPWEDWAETWAHYLHMMDAVDTALGFGMSAREMDFDYQPFPLETLYDSQHPGGAAFLSFVNAWIELAGMLNELSRSMGQPDFYPFVLPPAVIAKLHFIHLVIQREGGRADEVLQAQ; this is encoded by the coding sequence ATGTACCGTTTCTTCGAACAGCTCAGCTCGCGCATTGCCGCGCCCTTCATGGGCGAAAGTTCGCGCAACAGCAAGGTCTGGCCCTGTCGTTGCGGGCAGTCGCTGTTCTTTCGCAACAGCCAGTGCCTGGCCTGTTCGGCGGCGTTGGGCTATCAGCCGGAGCAGAGCCGTCTGACCTCGCTGCAACCGGGAGAGCAGGCAGGCACCTGGTGGCTTGATGTCGACCCAGAGGCTGGCCTGTTTCGCCGCTGCGCCAACCTCGATTCCCCGGCGGCCTGTAACTGGTTGCTGCCCGCCAATGAACACGACGTCTTGTGCATCGCCTGTAGCCTCAATCGCACCATCCCCGATTTATCGATAGCGGAAAATCATGAGCGCTGGCGCAAGGTGGAAACCGCCAAGCGGCGCCTGGTTGCACAACTGGTCAGCCTGGGTTTACAGGTGATCCCCAAAACCGTCGATGAAGACGCTGGCCTGGCCTTCGATTTCATCGGTGTCGACCTCGAAGGCAAGCCACCCACCACCGGCCACGCCAACGGCTTGATCACCCTCGATATCAAGGAAGCCGACGACGCCCACCGCGAACAGGTGCGCGTGCAGATGCACGAACCCTATCGCACTCTGCTCGGGCATTTTCGTCACGAAGTCGGGCACTATTACTGGGATCGCTTGATCGCCAACAGTGATTGGCTGGACGCGTTTCGCGGTCTGTTCGGCGACGAGCGCGCCAGTTACGCCGAGGCACTTGATCGGCATTATCAACAAGGCGCACCGCTTGATTGGCAGCAACAGTACGTCAGCGCCTACGCCACCATGCATCCGTGGGAAGACTGGGCCGAAACCTGGGCGCACTACCTGCACATGATGGACGCGGTGGACACCGCGCTCGGGTTTGGCATGAGTGCCCGGGAAATGGATTTCGACTACCAGCCGTTTCCACTGGAAACCCTCTACGATTCACAGCATCCCGGTGGTGCGGCGTTTCTGTCGTTCGTCAACGCCTGGATCGAATTGGCCGGCATGCTCAATGAGTTGTCACGCAGCATGGGGCAGCCGGATTTTTATCCCTTCGTATTGCCGCCGGCGGTGATCGCCAAGCTGCACTTTATTCATCTGGTCATCCAGCGCGAGGGCGGCAGGGCGGATGAGGTGCTTCAGGCGCAATAG
- a CDS encoding EAL domain-containing protein produces MDEKYRRAVDAAAIFSETDLTGRITHVNDQFCAVSGYSREELLGQNHRLLNSGMHSAEFFAGMWRSIALGNVWKGEICNRAKDGSLYWVESTMVPILDEVTGRVERYLSIRFDISEKRQLLHSLQWRVGHDVLTGLPNRAFLSDLLDQALEFSRLENIPLAVCMLDLDGFKAVNDGYGHASGDLLLVEVAKRLRGIVRGEDVVARLAGDEFVLVLRYVRDLPELRAALNRVLGAISAPYSLNGKDIHVFASIGVTLFPHDNEDAETLLRHADQAMYVAKQSGRKRFHLFDVSRDREVKATHQTVEQVRRALACGELRLHFQPKVDMRRGEVVGFEALLRWEHPQNGIVPAREFLPLVEETDLIIDIGEWVMDQVLAQLDQWRQAGHDWPVSVNIAARHFQRADFVDRLKNVLARHAQVAPQRLDLEIVESVAIENIQHVSDCLQACQALGVQFSLGDFGTGYSSLSYLKRLRTQTIKIDKTFVRDILHDSDDLALTTAIIGLARAFGRQVIAEGLESVEHGELLLRLGCDVAQGYFIARPMPSTDVPGWVAAFVTPPQWQAPDLLKTAG; encoded by the coding sequence ATGGATGAGAAGTACCGCAGGGCCGTGGATGCCGCCGCCATTTTTTCCGAGACCGATCTGACCGGCCGGATTACCCACGTCAACGACCAATTCTGTGCAGTTTCCGGCTACAGCCGTGAGGAGCTGCTCGGGCAAAATCATCGATTGCTCAATTCCGGCATGCACTCCGCCGAGTTTTTCGCCGGGATGTGGCGCAGCATCGCCCTGGGCAATGTCTGGAAGGGCGAAATCTGCAATCGCGCCAAAGATGGCAGCCTGTATTGGGTCGAAAGCACCATGGTGCCGATCCTCGATGAAGTCACCGGGCGAGTGGAGCGTTACTTGTCCATTCGCTTCGATATCAGCGAAAAGCGTCAACTGCTGCACTCCCTGCAATGGCGAGTGGGGCATGACGTGCTGACCGGGCTGCCCAATCGTGCGTTTCTCTCGGACTTGCTCGATCAGGCGCTGGAGTTCTCGCGTCTTGAGAACATCCCGCTGGCGGTGTGCATGCTCGACCTCGACGGTTTCAAGGCCGTCAACGATGGTTATGGGCATGCCAGCGGTGATCTTTTGCTGGTCGAAGTTGCCAAACGATTGCGCGGCATCGTGCGCGGCGAGGATGTGGTGGCGCGGCTGGCCGGTGACGAGTTCGTGCTGGTGCTGCGATATGTTCGCGACCTGCCGGAATTGCGCGCGGCGCTGAATCGGGTGTTGGGGGCAATCTCGGCGCCGTACTCGCTCAATGGCAAGGACATCCATGTGTTCGCCAGTATCGGCGTCACGTTGTTTCCCCATGACAACGAAGATGCCGAAACCCTGTTGCGCCACGCCGATCAGGCGATGTACGTGGCCAAGCAGAGCGGCCGCAAGCGCTTTCATCTGTTCGATGTCTCCCGGGATCGAGAGGTCAAAGCCACGCACCAGACCGTCGAGCAGGTGCGTCGGGCCTTGGCATGTGGCGAATTGCGTCTGCATTTCCAGCCCAAGGTCGACATGCGTCGTGGTGAAGTTGTCGGTTTCGAGGCGTTGCTGCGGTGGGAACATCCGCAAAACGGCATCGTCCCGGCGCGGGAGTTTTTGCCGCTGGTCGAAGAAACCGACCTGATCATCGATATCGGTGAATGGGTGATGGATCAGGTGCTTGCGCAGCTCGACCAGTGGCGGCAAGCCGGGCATGACTGGCCGGTGAGCGTCAACATCGCGGCCCGGCATTTTCAGCGGGCAGACTTTGTCGACCGGCTCAAAAACGTGTTGGCGCGGCATGCCCAAGTCGCACCGCAGCGGCTGGACCTGGAAATCGTCGAGTCGGTCGCCATCGAGAATATCCAGCACGTCAGTGACTGCTTGCAGGCCTGCCAAGCGCTGGGCGTACAGTTTTCCTTGGGGGATTTCGGCACGGGTTACTCGTCCCTGAGCTACCTCAAGCGTCTGCGCACGCAAACCATCAAGATCGATAAAACCTTTGTACGCGACATTCTGCATGACAGCGACGACCTGGCCCTGACCACCGCGATCATTGGCCTGGCCCGGGCGTTTGGTCGTCAGGTGATTGCCGAGGGACTGGAAAGCGTGGAACACGGAGAGTTGTTGCTGCGTCTGGGCTGCGACGTGGCCCAAGGGTATTTCATCGCTCGACCGATGCCGTCCACGGATGTACCGGGTTGGGTGGCAGCGTTTGTCACTCCGCCGCAATGGCAGGCGCCGGATTTGCTGAAGACCGCGGGTTAA
- a CDS encoding transporter substrate-binding domain-containing protein, whose amino-acid sequence MRLALGALLLISLNGAAAEAPLRFVVPDSWAMPMVQFERGRPTQGILYDVMLSLATQVGVPAQFHVLPRGRVQSAMEHGEVDVRCYAAQSWLPNQSGDYIWSIPLWTQPDLLVSRPAPQTSVVPASLPRQSIGTVLGYSYPTLEPLFDANQLLRDDARNQEQVLEKLHAGRNRYAVSNQWSLDWFNQRLMPEHQLLSVAVLQEQSVGCYVRNDPKVPVQRILRTLVRMKMSGEIDDIIRLYIGGKP is encoded by the coding sequence ATGCGGCTGGCCTTGGGGGCACTGCTGTTGATCAGCCTGAACGGCGCCGCTGCTGAAGCGCCGTTGCGCTTCGTGGTGCCCGACAGTTGGGCGATGCCGATGGTGCAGTTTGAACGCGGCCGGCCAACCCAGGGCATTCTGTATGACGTGATGCTCAGCCTCGCGACGCAGGTCGGCGTACCTGCGCAGTTTCACGTGTTGCCACGGGGCCGGGTGCAAAGCGCCATGGAACACGGCGAGGTCGATGTTCGCTGTTATGCCGCGCAATCATGGCTACCGAATCAGTCCGGCGATTACATCTGGAGTATCCCGCTCTGGACCCAGCCCGACTTGCTTGTCAGCCGCCCCGCGCCCCAAACCTCAGTGGTTCCGGCAAGCCTGCCCCGACAGTCCATCGGCACTGTACTCGGCTACAGCTACCCGACCCTGGAACCGTTGTTCGACGCCAATCAACTGCTGCGCGACGACGCTCGCAATCAGGAACAGGTGCTGGAAAAACTTCACGCCGGGCGCAATCGCTATGCGGTCAGCAACCAATGGTCACTGGACTGGTTCAACCAGCGCCTGATGCCGGAACACCAATTGCTGAGCGTTGCGGTGCTGCAGGAGCAAAGCGTCGGTTGCTATGTGCGCAACGACCCAAAAGTGCCGGTGCAACGGATATTGCGGACGTTGGTGCGCATGAAAATGTCCGGGGAAATCGATGACATCATTCGGTTGTACATCGGCGGCAAACCTTAA